CAAGTGCGCGCCCGCGCGTACGACCTGGTTCTCAACGGCTATGAGATCGGCGGCGGATCGATCCGAATTCATCAGCCGGAGATCCAGCAGCTCCTGTTCGACCGCCTCGGAATCCCGAGGGAAGAGGCGGCCCAAAAGTTCGGCTTTTTCTTGGAGGCCCTGGAGTACGGCACGCCGCCGCACGGCGGAATCGCCCTGGGGATCGACCGGATCGCCATGATTTTAGCGGGCACGGACGCCATTCGAGATGTCATCGCGTTTCCGAAGACGCAGAGCGCGCTCGATCTGATGACCGACGCGCCGAGCGATGTTTCACCCGATCAATTGCGGGAGCTTTCGCTCCGTGTCGCCAAACCGAACAAATGATCTTTTCGGCGCGGACGAAGCGCCGTTCGCTTTCGAACAACAACTGAAAAGGGACGGATTCGTGCAGGTCGCAGGGGTGGACGAAGTCGGCCGCGGCGCTTTGGCCGGTCCCGTCGTTGCGGCGGCGGTAATTCTGCCGCTCAACGCGAAACATCTTGAGGGCCGTGTGCGGGATTCCAAAAAAATGTCCCCGGAAGCGCGCGAGGAAATGGTTCCCTTGATTCAGGAGGCGGCGATCGCTTTCGCCGTCGGGATCGTGGAAGCCGACGAGATCGACCGGATCAACATTCTTCGCGCGTCGCTCGAAGCGATGCGAAAAGCGATCGATCAGCTCGATCCACGGCCCACCCTCTGCCTCATCGACGGCAATGTCCCCGTGCCGACGTCCATCCCTCAAAAGTTGATCGTGCGCGGAGACGACCGCGTGATCTCCATCGGAGCCGCTTCGATCCTGGCGAAGGTCACGCGCGACCGGATCATGGCCGAGTGGCATCGGCGATTCCCCTCCTACGGCTTCGACGAACACAAAGGATACGGCACGGTCACACATCTTCGGGCGCTCGAAACGTTCGGCCTCAGCGCCATCCACCGGCGGACATTTATCTCCAAGGGAAACCCGCTCCATGCCTCGGGATCCTAGGCAAGAATTCGGCCGGCGGGCCGAAAAGGAGGCCGCGAACTACCTCAGAAAGAAAGGCCACCGGATTCTGGAACGAAATTATCGGACCCCCTTGGGCGAGATCGATCTCATTACCGAGTGGAACAAAACCATTGTGTTTGTCGAGGTCAAGGCGGGAAAATATTCCGCCGATTTCTCGCCGGTGGAGCATCTGGACTCCCGGAAGCGAAACAAACTTCTTCTCTTGGGGGAAGCCTATCTTTCGGCATTTTCGGAAGAGAAAAACGCCCGATTCGACCTCGTTTCCATCACCGAAAACGAAGGCGGACTGCGGGTTGACCACTTCGAGGACGTGATTCAAGATGCTTTCCTATGAAGCCGGGGAAGAGACGATGGGCGGCGCTTCGATACGGGCAAAAAATCCGCAACGTCCTTCTCACCTATTACCTCACCCCTATCCTCTTGATTCTCTTGGCCTCCGGGGTCTTCTTTTACTATTGGGCGAAACGAAGTCTGGACGACGAGATGGGACAGAGGCTGGCGTCCATCGCGATGTCCGCGGCCTCCCATGTGCGCGGGTATCAAGTAGCCGCGCTCGAATTGCGCGACAAAGAGAACTTGACCTACGAGGGACTCCTCAAACGGTTTGAACGGGTTCGCGACGAAAACAAGATCGCTAAGATCTATCTCTTCAATGCGAAGAACGAGAGCTTGCTCGACACCGACGCTTCGATTCCCCTCGGCACGCTCTATCAACAAAACCGACTGCACGTGAGTGAGCTCGATCAAGCGACCAAAGGCATGGCCACGGCCTCGGTACTCTTTCAAGGAACGAACGGCGAATTTTACAAAAGCGCGTTCGCTCCGGTGATCGACGAAGGGCAAGTGTTGGCACTGGTCGGCGTGGACGGCAGCGCGACGTTCTTCAAGAATCTGCATCTTCTGGGTCGCCAATTGGCCTACTTCATTCTGACGTGCGTCGGGGCCATCGTCCTGGTCAGCATGATCATCTCCCGAAAAATCGTGACACCCGTTGCACTCTTGGTGTCTCGGGCGCAGCGAATGGGCGAAGGGCATCTGGACGAACCGATCGAAATTCACGCCCAAAACGAAATCGGCTTCCTGGGCTTTGTTCTGGATGAAATGCGCAAGAACATCGTGGCGAGAGACCGGGAGCTTCAGGTGATGTTGCGCGGAATCGCTCACGAAGTGCGAAACCCACTGGGCGGAATCGAGCTCTTCGCCGGAATGTTGGAAGAGGAAGTGACGGAGCCGGAGGCCCGCCAAGCGGTGGCGAAAATCCAGCAAGAAGTTCGGACGCTCAACAGTCTGGTGGACGAGTTTCTCGATTTCGCCCGCGGCCCCTCGCTGCAGCCGGCCCAGGTCCAGCTCCCCTCGTTCCTCCAGGACATTAAGCTGGCGTTCCAAAAGGAACTGGAGGCGAAAAACATCGGATTCGACGTGGATTTGAACGGAACTCGCGAGCTGAGCTTTGATCCCGATCAAATGCGGCGGGTCTTTCTGAACCTGGTTCGGAACTCGGTGCAGGCGATGCCGGGAGGCGGAAAAATCCAGATTCGCGCCGGCGTCCAAAATGCGGGACACGCTGAGTTCGTCGTTACCGACACCGGCGTCGGCGTCGCAGCCGAACACATCGACAAAATTTTTGATCCGTTTTTTACGACCAAAGAAAGGGGTTCGGGCCTGGGATTATCCTTCGCCCGAAAAATTGTAAACGCCCACGGCGGGGAGATCCGCTTCGAATCGAATCCCGGAGCCGGGGCCACGGTGACGATTCTTTTGCCGCAGGCGTAACGGAGATTCATGGCGCAGATTCTCGTCATCGAAGACAACGAAACCATGAGAGACGGGATCGTCCAAATCCTCGCCCGCACCGGCCACGACGCTAAACCGGCTCGGGGCGGACGGGAAGGGCTGACTCTCTTCGATCAATACGCTCCCGATTTCGTCATCACCGACCTGAAGATGGAAGACATGGACGGGATGGCGGTATTGCGAAAAATCAAAGAGCTCTCCCCGGAGGCCGTGGTCATGGTGATCACCGCGTTTGGAACCATCGAAACGGCCGTGGAGGCGATGAAGCTGGGGGCCTTCGACTTCATCACGAAGCCGTTTCCACCCGATCTTCTCCGGGTGAAAGTGACCCAGGCGCTCGATATCGCCAAAATGAAAGCGGAAAATCTGTTCCTTCGGGACGAGTCCCGCCACGTATTTCCAGACTCGATGATCGGGGAATCCCGGCTTCTCCAAAACATTCGGGATCAGATCCTCAGGGTCGCGCCGACCGATTCTTCGGTGCTCATCACCGGAGAAAGCGGCACGGGGAAGGAATTGGTGGCCCGGGAAATTCATGAACAGAGCAAACGAGCACGAAAGCCGTTCGTGAAAGTGGACTGTTCCGCGCTGGCCGAAGGCGTTTTGGAAAGCGAGCTGTTCGGGCATGAGCGAGGAGCGTTTACCGGTGCGATCCAACGAAAGCCGGGGCGGTTTGAGCTGGCCGACGGCGGAACGCTTTTCCTGGATGAAGTCGGAGAGGTTCCTCCCGGCGTTCAGCTCAAACTCTTGCGAGTTCTTCAGGACCGATGTTTTGAGCGTGTGGGAGGGACGCGGACACTCAAAGTCGATGTCCGAATTCTTAGTGCGACCAACAAGAACCTTCTGGAAAGAATCCGGCAGGGGCAGTTTCGCGAGGATCTCTATTACCGGCTGCATATCGTGCCGATTCAACTCCCCCCTTTGCGGGAGCGAAGAGCCGACATTCCGCTTTTGGTGGAGCACTTTCTTAAGAAATGGAACCGAAAGGCGGGGAGAAGGGTACAGATCAGCCCGGAGGCGATGGTTCGGCTCCAGGCCTACCAATGGCCCGGAAATATTCGGGAATTAGAGAATCTCTTGGAACGGACGGTGGTGATGGCCCGCCACGATGTGATCCACGTAGACGATCTCCCAGACGGGTTGAAAAAAACCAATGATCATGTAGACTTAGAAGTTAATCCCGGGGGGGTCAGTTTGAACGACGCATTGGAGCAATTGGAGCGCGAACTGATTCTAAAAGCCTACCAAGAAACCGGCGGTGTAAAAACTCGGACCGCACAACTTCTTGGCATTAAGACGAGCGCGCTTTATTACAAGCTGGAAAAGTACGGAATTTACGCCGGGAAAGAGGAATAGGGATGACCAAACGACCCTATAGACAGCTTGCGGTGGCGGCGGCGGGACTTTTCTGCTTCGTCCACGTCGCCTCGGCCGATCCCTCGCTGACGGAAGCCCGCCAGCAGAGGATTGTACTCGTCGAAAAGCTGGCGAAGCAGGATCAAGACCTCCGAGGAATTTCGGCGGAACTGGATCCGCTTTCGGAAAAAATTCAGCGAATCAAAACCAAGAAACCGCAGAATCGGAGTTTCGTTCAGGAATATCGCCTGCAGTCGCTCCTCCAGAAAGCGCAGCAACTCTCCCTTCAACTTCAACAGTTGACGTCGGCGAAAAACGATACTATCGCCGCGTTAAAAAAAGCACAGCAGGAGTTGTCCGCGCGGCTCGACACACGCATCGATCGGTCGTTCCAAATCGCCAACGCCAAATCCGAATCGTGGGACCGTCGACGGCAAGCCGCTTTGGAATTGGAAACGCTGACGGCTGAAAAAATGCGCCTGTCACTCGGTGCGGGTGCGGACCAACTGCCTCCCACAACATCCGGACTGCTTGAAAAACCTGCCCCGGACGAGATTCGGGACCGGCTCGATGCCATGCGCGATTTCGACCGGCGTCTCCAACGGGAGGTCGCTCTGATTGAAACGGAAATTTCCGAAATGCGAAGACAGAATTTCGTCCGCAAAGAACTCGGCCATTTCATGGACGAAGAGGCCTTTTTCGATGAGCAGGGTTTCGTGCGAGGCGGTGTGACGCGCAAAGATAAGGGATCCACGGTGACCGACCTTTCCAAGGCCGGCGTAACGGTGGCAGGGAAAAAGGAAGAGACCGCGGGCACCAAAGAACCGGTGACGTCGTCGGCTCCGACGCCCGGTACCGATTCTTCGTCATCGACCGGGTCCAAGAATACCGAGCCGACGGCTCCAACGAGCCCATCCAGCCCTGCGGAGAGTG
This genomic interval from Bdellovibrionota bacterium contains the following:
- a CDS encoding ribonuclease HII, which translates into the protein MSPNRTNDLFGADEAPFAFEQQLKRDGFVQVAGVDEVGRGALAGPVVAAAVILPLNAKHLEGRVRDSKKMSPEAREEMVPLIQEAAIAFAVGIVEADEIDRINILRASLEAMRKAIDQLDPRPTLCLIDGNVPVPTSIPQKLIVRGDDRVISIGAASILAKVTRDRIMAEWHRRFPSYGFDEHKGYGTVTHLRALETFGLSAIHRRTFISKGNPLHASGS
- a CDS encoding YraN family protein, producing MPRDPRQEFGRRAEKEAANYLRKKGHRILERNYRTPLGEIDLITEWNKTIVFVEVKAGKYSADFSPVEHLDSRKRNKLLLLGEAYLSAFSEEKNARFDLVSITENEGGLRVDHFEDVIQDAFL
- a CDS encoding sigma-54 dependent transcriptional regulator, with the protein product MAQILVIEDNETMRDGIVQILARTGHDAKPARGGREGLTLFDQYAPDFVITDLKMEDMDGMAVLRKIKELSPEAVVMVITAFGTIETAVEAMKLGAFDFITKPFPPDLLRVKVTQALDIAKMKAENLFLRDESRHVFPDSMIGESRLLQNIRDQILRVAPTDSSVLITGESGTGKELVAREIHEQSKRARKPFVKVDCSALAEGVLESELFGHERGAFTGAIQRKPGRFELADGGTLFLDEVGEVPPGVQLKLLRVLQDRCFERVGGTRTLKVDVRILSATNKNLLERIRQGQFREDLYYRLHIVPIQLPPLRERRADIPLLVEHFLKKWNRKAGRRVQISPEAMVRLQAYQWPGNIRELENLLERTVVMARHDVIHVDDLPDGLKKTNDHVDLEVNPGGVSLNDALEQLERELILKAYQETGGVKTRTAQLLGIKTSALYYKLEKYGIYAGKEE
- a CDS encoding ATP-binding protein — translated: MKPGKRRWAALRYGQKIRNVLLTYYLTPILLILLASGVFFYYWAKRSLDDEMGQRLASIAMSAASHVRGYQVAALELRDKENLTYEGLLKRFERVRDENKIAKIYLFNAKNESLLDTDASIPLGTLYQQNRLHVSELDQATKGMATASVLFQGTNGEFYKSAFAPVIDEGQVLALVGVDGSATFFKNLHLLGRQLAYFILTCVGAIVLVSMIISRKIVTPVALLVSRAQRMGEGHLDEPIEIHAQNEIGFLGFVLDEMRKNIVARDRELQVMLRGIAHEVRNPLGGIELFAGMLEEEVTEPEARQAVAKIQQEVRTLNSLVDEFLDFARGPSLQPAQVQLPSFLQDIKLAFQKELEAKNIGFDVDLNGTRELSFDPDQMRRVFLNLVRNSVQAMPGGGKIQIRAGVQNAGHAEFVVTDTGVGVAAEHIDKIFDPFFTTKERGSGLGLSFARKIVNAHGGEIRFESNPGAGATVTILLPQA